Proteins encoded by one window of Gemmatimonadota bacterium:
- a CDS encoding DegV family EDD domain-containing protein: protein MTIGIGYLDGPRLARGFYAAADWVAASREELNRINVFPVPDGDTGTNFTLTLRAVADALRALGDASLPDTATTAARAALLGARGNSGMMLAHFLIGFSEGLNDRVTADTEVVAAAVRRGADALERALDEPREGTILTVARDAARAAELAAAGTPDIGDFMRRLHHEAEVVLAKTPEMMAVLKEAGVVDAGGKGFVRMIEGFVRAINGDPILPAMMPLEGEAVIPAAMAGFDAERDFQFCTEVLVRGVPLPPANDVREAMHGFGGSVVVGIAGDILKIHVHTDTPDAVFTYAEQWGTVTARKAEDMRAQHRRLSHVETRRVAIVVDSSNDLPDAVLDQHRIIMVPLQVMFGHETFRDRIELKPEDFYRRLRTAKELPTTSQPTPAQFVRAFRAAREEAEEVVGVFLGGVLSGTLGSAQAAVNAAGINGVHLVDSRSASVGLGLLALRGAELAEAGWPAAAIAKELVRVRDQSGLMLTVDVYDNLIRSGRVSKGKAWLGGLLDIKPILEVDAAGRLQPVDRVRGRDQVVPRMLARITAALTPRPKSIRFGIVHAEAPEVAERVRMALQAAFTPREIIVGPATGVLGTHVGSGAWAVAYQVEDGTPELPVG, encoded by the coding sequence GTGACGATCGGGATCGGCTACCTCGATGGCCCCCGACTCGCGCGCGGCTTCTATGCCGCGGCTGATTGGGTCGCGGCCAGCAGAGAGGAGCTGAACCGGATCAATGTCTTTCCGGTGCCGGATGGTGACACGGGCACCAACTTCACGCTGACGCTGCGCGCCGTCGCCGACGCCCTCCGGGCGCTCGGCGACGCCTCGCTTCCGGACACCGCCACCACGGCGGCGCGGGCGGCCCTCCTCGGCGCGCGCGGCAATTCCGGGATGATGCTCGCGCACTTCCTGATCGGTTTTTCCGAAGGGCTGAACGACCGCGTCACCGCCGATACGGAAGTCGTCGCCGCGGCGGTGCGCCGTGGGGCCGACGCCCTCGAGCGCGCCCTCGACGAGCCGCGTGAGGGGACCATCCTTACCGTCGCCCGCGACGCCGCCCGGGCCGCCGAGTTGGCGGCAGCGGGGACACCGGACATCGGCGACTTCATGCGCCGGTTGCACCACGAGGCCGAAGTGGTGCTCGCCAAGACGCCGGAGATGATGGCCGTCCTCAAGGAGGCCGGCGTCGTCGATGCGGGCGGTAAGGGATTTGTCAGGATGATCGAAGGGTTCGTGCGCGCGATCAACGGCGACCCCATCTTGCCGGCAATGATGCCGCTCGAAGGCGAGGCGGTGATTCCGGCGGCGATGGCCGGCTTCGACGCCGAGCGGGACTTCCAGTTCTGCACCGAAGTGCTGGTCCGGGGGGTGCCCCTCCCGCCTGCCAATGACGTCCGGGAGGCGATGCACGGCTTCGGTGGCTCGGTGGTGGTGGGGATCGCGGGCGACATCCTGAAGATCCATGTGCACACCGATACCCCCGACGCCGTCTTTACCTACGCGGAACAGTGGGGCACCGTCACCGCACGCAAGGCGGAAGACATGCGGGCCCAGCACCGACGCCTGTCGCATGTCGAGACGCGGCGCGTCGCGATCGTGGTCGACTCGTCGAACGACCTCCCCGACGCCGTACTCGATCAGCACCGGATCATCATGGTGCCGCTGCAGGTGATGTTCGGCCACGAGACCTTTCGCGACCGGATCGAGCTGAAGCCCGAGGACTTCTATCGGCGCCTGCGAACGGCCAAGGAGTTGCCGACGACCTCCCAGCCCACCCCCGCCCAGTTCGTCCGGGCGTTCCGGGCGGCGCGGGAGGAGGCGGAAGAGGTGGTCGGGGTCTTTCTCGGCGGGGTGCTCTCCGGCACGCTCGGCTCGGCACAGGCGGCGGTTAACGCGGCAGGGATCAACGGCGTCCATCTGGTGGATTCGCGTAGCGCCTCGGTCGGACTGGGGCTGCTGGCCTTGCGAGGGGCCGAATTGGCCGAAGCCGGGTGGCCAGCCGCCGCCATCGCCAAGGAGCTGGTGCGGGTCCGTGATCAATCGGGGTTGATGCTCACCGTGGACGTCTACGACAACTTGATTCGCTCCGGTCGCGTATCGAAGGGCAAGGCCTGGCTGGGTGGCCTGCTCGATATCAAACCGATTCTGGAAGTCGACGCGGCCGGACGGCTGCAGCCGGTGGACCGAGTGCGTGGCCGAGACCAGGTGGTTCCGCGGATGCTGGCCCGAATCACGGCGGCGCTGACGCCGCGCCCCAAGTCGATCCGCTTCGGCATCGTCCACGCCGAGGCGCCGGAGGTGGCAGAACGGGTGCGGATGGCGTTGCAGGCGGCGTTCACGCCGCGGGAGATCATTGTCGGCCCGGCCACGGGTGTCCTGGGGACGCATGTTGGATCCGGCGCGTGGGCCGTGGCGTACCAAGTTGAGGATGGCACCCCCGAGCTCCCCGTTGGTTGA
- the rpsF gene encoding 30S ribosomal protein S6, whose protein sequence is MTRSYEAVYIFDSVLEEAAVTEKLDRFHALIPQVEGAEFALDHWGKRTLAYPIAGKETGYYVIAKFDAAPAQLPEFERALKLDEGLIRHLIVMNEGAQMAPTPSAKDGEDDE, encoded by the coding sequence ATGACCCGTTCGTATGAGGCGGTGTACATCTTCGACTCCGTGCTCGAAGAGGCTGCCGTCACCGAGAAGCTCGATCGCTTCCACGCGTTGATCCCGCAGGTCGAAGGGGCGGAATTCGCCCTCGATCATTGGGGCAAGCGTACCCTCGCGTATCCCATCGCGGGCAAGGAAACCGGCTACTACGTCATCGCGAAGTTCGATGCTGCCCCGGCCCAGCTGCCGGAGTTCGAGCGCGCGCTGAAGTTGGACGAGGGGCTCATTCGCCACCTCATCGTGATGAACGAGGGCGCCCAGATGGCGCCGACGCCGTCTGCCAAGGACGGGGAGGACGACGAGTAA
- a CDS encoding 50S ribosomal protein L9: MDLILREAVPSLGKAGDLVRVKPGYARNFLLPNGLAFEATEGNKKRIAAEAKARDAKHAAERAEAQAFAAKLNAVTVELTRKAGDEGKLFGSITSADIADALGAMGLVVDKRKIDLEHHIKLLGFHSVAVKLHHDVHAEVKVNISPEG; encoded by the coding sequence ATGGATCTGATTCTTCGCGAGGCCGTCCCCTCGCTCGGCAAGGCCGGTGACCTGGTCCGCGTCAAGCCGGGCTACGCCCGCAACTTCCTCCTCCCCAACGGCCTCGCCTTCGAAGCGACCGAGGGGAACAAGAAGCGGATCGCCGCCGAGGCGAAGGCCCGCGACGCGAAGCATGCCGCCGAGCGCGCCGAGGCGCAGGCCTTCGCGGCGAAGCTGAATGCCGTGACGGTCGAACTCACCCGCAAGGCGGGCGACGAAGGGAAGCTCTTCGGCTCGATCACCTCGGCCGACATCGCCGACGCGCTCGGCGCGATGGGCCTCGTGGTCGACAAGCGCAAGATCGACCTGGAGCATCACATCAAGCTCCTCGGCTTTCACTCGGTGGCCGTCAAGCTGCACCACGACGTCCATGCCGAGGTGAAGGTCAACATCTCCCCCGAAGGCTGA
- a CDS encoding 30S ribosomal protein S18, which translates to MARPSKTCAICESGVRIVDFKDERLLTRFLTERGKILPSRLSGTCARHQRQLSTAIKRARQVALLPYIKGFGG; encoded by the coding sequence ATGGCCCGCCCATCGAAGACCTGTGCCATCTGTGAGTCCGGCGTGCGCATCGTCGACTTCAAGGATGAGCGGCTGTTGACCCGTTTCCTAACCGAGCGCGGCAAGATCCTGCCGAGCCGCCTGTCGGGCACCTGTGCCCGTCACCAGCGCCAGCTCAGCACCGCCATCAAGCGGGCCCGTCAGGTCGCCCTCCTCCCGTACATCAAGGGATTCGGCGGCTGA
- a CDS encoding PD40 domain-containing protein — MTRRIAWLLLVAAAAIAPMPAAAQYFGQNKVQYSRFDFKVLETEHFDLYYYPVEHAAALDVARMAERSYARLSRVLKHQFKERKPIILYASHSDFVQTNTAGGEVGEGTGGFTDFLKHRNVLPLTGSYDDIMHVLQHEMVHQFQYDVWSGGRAGGGLQTIMAVNPPLWFVEGMAEYFSIGELDPNTAMWIRDATAEGKLPTIQQLETDPRIFPYRFGQSIVTYIGERWGDEAVGAILLGSRAGSLEGSFRRVIGLDFKQLGDQWREAMQRRYLPELATRNKAKDVSQALLTEKISEGTLHLAPALSPDGSRVAYFSEKNFYFVDLWLADGTNGKPIRRLLKSTWSSNYETFRFINSAASWSPDGTLLAFAAKRGPKDDIVLVDVARNKEVRRITVDLSGVTTPSWSPDGKRLVFTGYDGGLSDLFTVNVDGTNLTRLTNDKYADLHPTWSPDGRTIAFTTDRGPGTNFTTLTVGNYRLATLDLGTSRVDVLPGMDVGKNVNPQWAPDGASLAFVSDRNGVSNIFLYDIADRASYQLTDFYTGAQGITPLSPILSWAPKADQLAYVYYEDGKYDVYKLPNPRSLKREAWHPGMPTITAAAVARDTARFTDTTRAPVAAGGSALYRGARGLRPADSLVRSLDSLAPRQELSIIALMDSASLGLPDTASFTERKYKVGFSPDYVARPSIGYARDNFGRGFFGGTTVSLSDMLGDRQLVFSGYVNGRIDEAQVLAAYANLSRRASWAVGLQQDPYFFYQGSFITDGPTNFEQTYVTRYRRLVLRSAFAQGSYPFSRFSRVETGMRATNVDDAILDINEVYDPFTGALTRDIYQERTGLGSTSFLQPSLALVHDNSLGGYVGPMLGRSSRFEIAPTLGGWKYIQTTADYRRYDKFVGPFTLATRLMYYGRSGRDADRFSLYLGYPDLLRGYTSGSFLRNECNNTIQDPNSSTGCVALDQLVGTQFAIGNAELRFPVMSPNWSWVPRAIPPIEGAIFYDIGVAWSGSSRVAWTREAGESPAAVRVPLRSVGVSLRTNLFGLVILRFDYSKPLQRPGTNPFWTISFGPVF, encoded by the coding sequence ATGACTCGCCGTATCGCCTGGCTCCTCCTCGTCGCCGCCGCCGCCATCGCCCCGATGCCGGCCGCCGCACAGTACTTCGGCCAGAACAAGGTCCAGTACAGCCGCTTCGACTTCAAGGTGCTCGAGACCGAGCATTTCGACCTCTACTACTACCCGGTCGAACATGCCGCGGCGCTCGACGTGGCCCGGATGGCGGAGCGCTCGTACGCTCGGCTGTCGCGCGTCCTGAAGCACCAGTTCAAGGAGCGCAAGCCGATCATCCTCTACGCCTCGCACTCCGACTTCGTCCAGACGAACACGGCGGGCGGCGAAGTGGGCGAGGGGACCGGCGGCTTCACCGACTTCCTCAAGCACCGCAACGTGCTGCCGCTGACCGGCTCGTACGACGACATCATGCACGTGCTCCAGCACGAGATGGTGCACCAGTTCCAGTACGACGTCTGGTCCGGTGGTCGTGCCGGCGGTGGCCTGCAGACCATCATGGCGGTGAATCCGCCGCTCTGGTTCGTCGAAGGGATGGCGGAGTACTTCTCGATCGGCGAGCTCGACCCGAACACGGCGATGTGGATCCGCGACGCGACCGCCGAAGGAAAGCTGCCGACGATTCAGCAGTTGGAGACCGATCCGCGGATCTTCCCCTATCGTTTCGGCCAGTCGATCGTCACCTACATCGGCGAGCGCTGGGGTGACGAGGCAGTTGGCGCCATCCTCCTCGGCTCGCGCGCCGGATCACTCGAAGGCTCCTTCCGCCGGGTGATCGGCCTCGACTTCAAGCAGCTCGGCGACCAGTGGCGCGAGGCGATGCAGCGCCGCTATCTCCCCGAGCTGGCAACGCGGAACAAGGCGAAGGATGTCTCGCAGGCGCTGCTCACCGAGAAGATCAGCGAGGGCACGCTCCACCTCGCCCCTGCCCTCTCGCCGGACGGCAGCCGCGTCGCGTACTTCTCCGAGAAGAATTTCTATTTCGTCGACCTCTGGCTCGCCGACGGCACGAACGGCAAGCCGATTCGCCGCCTGCTCAAGTCGACGTGGAGCTCGAACTACGAGACGTTCCGCTTCATCAACTCCGCGGCGAGCTGGTCACCGGACGGGACCCTGCTCGCCTTTGCGGCGAAGCGCGGCCCGAAGGACGACATCGTGCTGGTCGACGTGGCGCGCAACAAGGAGGTGCGCCGGATCACGGTGGACCTGAGCGGCGTCACCACGCCGTCGTGGAGCCCCGATGGCAAGCGTCTCGTCTTCACCGGCTATGACGGCGGCCTCTCCGACCTCTTCACGGTCAACGTCGACGGCACCAACCTGACCCGGCTGACCAACGACAAGTATGCCGATCTCCACCCGACGTGGTCACCGGATGGCCGGACGATCGCCTTCACGACCGATCGCGGGCCCGGCACGAACTTCACCACGCTGACGGTGGGCAACTACCGGCTGGCGACGCTCGACCTCGGCACCTCCCGCGTCGACGTGCTGCCGGGGATGGATGTGGGCAAGAACGTGAACCCGCAGTGGGCCCCCGATGGCGCGTCGCTCGCGTTCGTCTCCGACCGGAACGGTGTGAGCAACATCTTCCTGTACGACATCGCGGACCGCGCCTCGTATCAGTTGACGGACTTCTACACCGGCGCGCAGGGCATCACGCCGCTCTCGCCGATTCTCTCGTGGGCGCCGAAGGCCGACCAGCTGGCCTACGTCTACTACGAGGACGGCAAGTACGATGTCTACAAGCTGCCGAACCCGCGCTCGCTGAAGCGCGAGGCGTGGCACCCCGGCATGCCGACGATCACCGCCGCGGCCGTGGCCCGGGATACGGCCCGCTTCACCGACACCACGCGGGCCCCGGTGGCCGCCGGTGGCAGCGCGCTCTACCGCGGCGCACGCGGGCTGCGTCCGGCCGACTCGCTGGTCCGCTCGCTCGACTCGCTGGCGCCTCGTCAGGAGCTCTCGATCATCGCGCTGATGGATTCCGCGTCGCTGGGGCTCCCCGACACCGCCTCGTTCACCGAGCGGAAGTACAAGGTCGGCTTCTCGCCCGACTACGTCGCGCGGCCGAGCATCGGCTATGCCCGCGACAACTTCGGCCGGGGCTTCTTCGGGGGCACGACGGTCTCCCTCTCCGACATGCTCGGCGATCGGCAACTCGTCTTCAGCGGCTACGTCAACGGCCGCATCGACGAGGCGCAGGTCCTCGCGGCCTACGCCAACCTCTCGCGGCGCGCGAGCTGGGCGGTCGGCCTGCAACAGGATCCGTACTTCTTCTATCAGGGGTCGTTCATCACCGACGGCCCGACCAATTTCGAGCAGACGTACGTCACCCGCTATCGCCGCCTGGTGCTCCGCTCGGCGTTCGCGCAGGGATCGTATCCGTTCTCCCGCTTCTCCCGGGTCGAGACCGGCATGCGCGCCACCAATGTCGACGACGCGATCCTCGACATCAACGAAGTCTACGACCCATTCACCGGGGCACTGACGCGCGACATCTACCAGGAACGGACCGGGCTCGGCTCGACCTCGTTCCTGCAGCCCTCGCTCGCCCTCGTGCATGACAACTCGCTCGGCGGGTACGTCGGCCCGATGCTCGGCCGCTCCTCGCGCTTCGAGATTGCGCCGACCCTCGGCGGATGGAAGTACATCCAGACGACGGCCGACTACCGCCGGTACGACAAGTTCGTCGGGCCGTTCACGCTGGCGACCCGCCTGATGTATTACGGGCGCAGCGGTCGCGACGCCGATCGGTTCTCGCTCTACCTCGGCTATCCGGATCTGCTCCGCGGCTACACCTCGGGCTCATTTCTCCGGAATGAGTGCAACAACACCATTCAGGATCCGAACAGCAGCACCGGCTGCGTCGCGCTCGACCAGCTCGTCGGCACCCAGTTCGCGATCGGCAATGCCGAGCTGCGCTTCCCGGTGATGTCGCCGAACTGGAGCTGGGTGCCGCGGGCCATTCCGCCGATCGAGGGCGCCATCTTCTACGACATCGGTGTGGCGTGGAGCGGCAGCAGCCGCGTGGCGTGGACGCGGGAGGCCGGTGAGTCGCCCGCAGCGGTCCGCGTGCCGCTCCGTTCGGTCGGCGTCTCGTTGCGCACCAACCTCTTCGGCCTGGTCATTCTGCGCTTCGATTACTCGAAGCCGCTGCAGCGCCCGGGCACCAATCCCTTCTGGACCATTTCGTTCGGACCGGTATTCTGA
- a CDS encoding SPOR domain-containing protein produces MPAGLPSGGVLLRLPAEGGTATLLWPDSLTPVGWRSNGLPPIERALATDLEERMVYAVDDKGRLIGIDLITERFRPFLVNARELVATPDGVILGLDSTRRPLRFANRALTTFRAAVEGGPVQLLRAPGSSLVAYSRRSQLAQVIGEEGELRRFEVPGGEMASTWYGDYFVVATDSGLIYVEPSGKPGPKFVEMKGSPTVAAFSPSGHRLYVARSRDDLVMLDRFSGDEMKTLKLPGTSRALRVDRTGRWLLARPLEGDSIWVIDLVHWEVAATVQSTWAADLPLVAGSKSLIVRDGDDLVAWDLLRAVPGPVARLRGAAADVYLTVPWLPKGAAQEVTVAAVEPATADSTPRDSGVVEPTTAPPVTAEPTPPVTPPVSTSGETGQRLYLQVSASQNQDFAKALVDQLKGAGWAAQLLPPKGPEDPYRVVIGPYRTREEADADGKRLGRTYFIFAADPGT; encoded by the coding sequence TTGCCCGCCGGCCTTCCGTCGGGCGGCGTGTTGTTGCGCTTGCCGGCCGAAGGCGGGACGGCCACGCTCCTCTGGCCCGACTCCCTCACGCCTGTCGGCTGGCGCAGCAACGGCCTGCCGCCGATCGAGCGGGCGCTGGCGACCGACCTCGAAGAGCGCATGGTGTATGCGGTCGACGACAAGGGGCGTCTGATCGGCATCGACCTGATCACCGAACGCTTCCGCCCGTTCCTCGTCAACGCGCGCGAATTGGTCGCCACCCCGGACGGGGTGATTCTGGGGCTCGACTCGACGCGACGTCCGCTGCGCTTTGCCAATCGGGCCCTGACCACCTTCCGCGCCGCGGTCGAGGGCGGTCCGGTGCAACTGCTGCGCGCCCCCGGCTCATCGCTGGTCGCCTATTCGCGGCGCAGCCAGCTCGCCCAGGTGATCGGCGAAGAGGGCGAGCTTCGCCGCTTTGAAGTCCCCGGCGGCGAAATGGCGAGCACCTGGTACGGCGACTACTTCGTGGTCGCCACCGACTCGGGCCTGATCTACGTCGAGCCCTCGGGCAAGCCTGGTCCGAAGTTCGTCGAGATGAAGGGGAGCCCGACCGTCGCCGCCTTCTCCCCGTCGGGCCATCGGCTCTATGTCGCCCGAAGCCGTGACGACCTCGTCATGCTCGACCGCTTCAGCGGCGACGAGATGAAGACCCTCAAGCTTCCGGGGACGAGCCGTGCGCTTCGCGTCGACCGGACCGGGCGCTGGCTCCTGGCCCGCCCGCTCGAGGGCGATTCGATCTGGGTCATCGATCTGGTCCACTGGGAAGTGGCCGCGACCGTGCAGTCGACCTGGGCGGCCGACCTCCCGCTCGTGGCCGGCAGCAAATCGCTGATCGTTCGCGACGGCGACGACCTGGTCGCCTGGGACCTGCTCCGGGCGGTGCCGGGCCCGGTAGCCCGGCTCCGGGGCGCGGCGGCCGACGTCTACCTGACGGTGCCGTGGCTCCCGAAGGGGGCCGCCCAGGAGGTCACCGTGGCCGCCGTGGAACCGGCGACCGCCGACAGCACCCCCCGCGACAGCGGGGTGGTGGAGCCGACCACGGCCCCCCCGGTCACCGCCGAACCCACGCCGCCCGTCACCCCACCCGTGTCCACCTCGGGGGAGACCGGCCAGCGGCTCTACCTCCAGGTCTCTGCTTCCCAGAACCAGGACTTCGCCAAGGCCCTGGTGGACCAGCTCAAGGGCGCCGGGTGGGCGGCCCAGCTCCTCCCGCCGAAGGGCCCCGAGGACCCCTATCGGGTCGTCATCGGGCCGTACCGCACCAGGGAGGAGGCCGACGCCGACGGCAAGCGCCTCGGGCGGACGTACTTCATCTTCGCGGCCGATCCCGGGACCTGA
- the ychF gene encoding redox-regulated ATPase YchF, which produces MLALGIVGLPNVGKSTLFNALTSAGALVANYPFATIEPNTGVVEVPDDRIGEIAKLINPERTVPATVQFVDIAGLVKGASQGEGLGNQFLANIREVDAIVHVIRCFEDDDVQHVMGGPDPVRDRIVINTELALSDMVSLEKRLDRATRAAKTGDAAAKAEKALMERVMAVLENGGLARAVEHTAEEEPLFKSLNLLTSKPVLYAANVREDELAAGNAHVEALRAAIVADGEQADVVIFSAKVEAELAELPAEDRTDFMASLGVQESGLDRLARAAYHLLNLQSYFTAGEKEVRAWTIRVGAKAPEAAGVIHSDFEKGFIRAETVAYADFVRVGGWKPSREQGLARAEGKEYVVQDGDLMLFRFNN; this is translated from the coding sequence ATGCTCGCCCTCGGTATCGTCGGCCTTCCCAACGTCGGGAAATCCACGCTCTTCAATGCGCTGACCTCGGCGGGGGCGCTCGTCGCCAACTATCCCTTCGCCACCATCGAGCCGAACACCGGCGTGGTCGAGGTCCCGGATGATCGCATCGGCGAGATCGCCAAGCTGATCAACCCCGAGCGCACCGTTCCCGCGACGGTGCAGTTCGTCGACATCGCCGGCCTGGTCAAGGGCGCGTCCCAGGGCGAAGGCCTCGGCAACCAGTTCCTCGCCAACATCCGCGAGGTCGACGCGATCGTGCACGTGATTCGCTGCTTCGAGGACGACGACGTGCAGCACGTGATGGGCGGTCCCGACCCGGTGCGCGACCGCATCGTGATCAACACCGAGCTCGCGCTCTCCGACATGGTCTCGCTCGAGAAGCGCCTCGACCGCGCGACCCGTGCCGCAAAGACCGGGGACGCCGCGGCGAAGGCGGAGAAGGCGCTGATGGAACGGGTGATGGCGGTGCTGGAGAACGGCGGCCTCGCGCGGGCCGTCGAGCACACGGCGGAGGAAGAGCCGCTCTTCAAGTCGCTCAACCTCCTCACGTCGAAGCCGGTCCTCTATGCCGCCAATGTGCGGGAAGACGAACTTGCCGCGGGCAACGCGCATGTCGAGGCGCTCCGCGCCGCGATCGTCGCCGACGGCGAGCAGGCCGACGTGGTGATCTTCTCGGCGAAGGTTGAGGCCGAACTGGCGGAGTTGCCGGCCGAGGATCGGACCGACTTCATGGCGTCGCTCGGCGTGCAGGAATCGGGGCTCGATCGCCTCGCGCGGGCCGCGTACCATCTGCTGAACCTGCAGAGCTACTTCACCGCCGGCGAGAAGGAGGTCCGCGCCTGGACCATTCGCGTCGGGGCGAAGGCGCCGGAAGCTGCCGGGGTGATTCACTCCGATTTCGAGAAGGGATTCATCCGCGCGGAAACCGTCGCGTATGCCGACTTCGTCCGGGTCGGCGGCTGGAAGCCCTCGCGCGAACAGGGACTCGCACGCGCCGAGGGGAAGGAATATGTGGTGCAGGATGGTGACTTGATGCTCTTCCGATTCAACAACTGA
- a CDS encoding phosphatase PAP2 family protein: protein MQRPLLLALLLLVPLRAPVGGQQPGPTALRWPTVGAVSGIVVASILVDASLARRFADTPSAGRLQTARRLKTFGEAPAIAGISGGLAVVGWVGRRPALVRLAGQTAAAILLETVVTQATKEFVGRARPFQDPDRDGLDFAPLSGQTAFPSGHSAAAFALATTLGDASHSTWARAGLYTLATGTAWARLAEEKHWLSDVVAGAAIGVLSARVANGRTKVLGLQAPRLLRGGVGWQVPF from the coding sequence ATGCAGCGGCCCCTGCTGCTCGCCCTGCTCCTGCTGGTGCCTCTTCGGGCGCCGGTGGGGGGGCAGCAGCCGGGGCCGACTGCCTTGCGCTGGCCCACCGTCGGGGCCGTCAGCGGCATCGTGGTGGCCTCTATCCTGGTCGATGCCTCCCTCGCCCGACGATTCGCCGACACCCCCTCGGCCGGGCGGCTGCAGACGGCACGCCGCCTCAAGACCTTTGGGGAGGCACCAGCGATCGCCGGGATCAGCGGCGGCCTCGCCGTGGTCGGCTGGGTGGGCCGTCGCCCCGCCCTCGTTCGGCTGGCTGGCCAGACCGCCGCCGCGATCCTCCTCGAGACCGTCGTCACCCAGGCCACCAAGGAGTTCGTCGGTCGCGCCCGGCCCTTTCAGGACCCGGATCGGGACGGCCTCGACTTCGCGCCCCTCTCCGGTCAGACCGCGTTCCCGTCGGGTCACAGCGCGGCGGCCTTCGCCTTGGCGACTACCCTGGGCGACGCCTCCCATTCCACGTGGGCCCGGGCCGGCCTCTACACGCTGGCCACGGGGACGGCGTGGGCCCGGTTGGCCGAGGAGAAGCACTGGCTCAGCGACGTGGTGGCGGGGGCGGCGATCGGGGTCCTCTCGGCCCGGGTGGCCAACGGGCGGACCAAGGTCCTGGGCCTCCAGGCGCCGCGCCTGCTTCGTGGGGGGGTGGGCTGGCAGGTGCCCTTCTAG
- a CDS encoding DUF2232 domain-containing protein produces the protein MLAPTVSPFFFLAPTVVLLLLSRPATAREWIWIVLGVTSIAVLLRIPTTLPEQTLRAAGAFFTGAYVVAALGGTLRSLLTRTLVAIGVAAAATIGWFLKLGLRFGDLEGEIVSTTWKGWRALFPSFGLPENPVVHSEVIISGSSSPTATELVQELSRATTAMGELYPGMVAIYALLGGWLAWEWYHRLSRHPLGTPPAPFRTFRFSDHLIWALVVLTALVLIDLPRGAEVLVRNLLLVVATLYAARGLAVVRSAMIPAPRPFVVLLCLAAVPVLALVPLGCAVLGVADTWLDLRRRVPPPQGVAP, from the coding sequence GTGCTGGCCCCTACCGTTTCTCCGTTCTTCTTTCTCGCCCCGACCGTCGTCCTCCTCCTCCTCTCCCGGCCGGCGACGGCGCGGGAGTGGATCTGGATCGTTCTCGGGGTGACCTCGATCGCGGTGTTGCTGCGCATTCCGACGACGCTCCCCGAGCAGACGCTCCGCGCGGCGGGCGCCTTCTTCACCGGCGCCTACGTCGTGGCCGCACTCGGTGGGACGCTGCGGTCGTTGCTGACCCGCACCCTCGTCGCCATCGGCGTGGCCGCCGCCGCGACCATCGGCTGGTTCCTCAAGCTCGGCCTCCGTTTCGGCGACCTCGAAGGCGAGATCGTGAGCACCACCTGGAAGGGGTGGCGGGCGCTCTTCCCGAGCTTCGGCTTGCCGGAGAATCCCGTCGTCCACTCCGAGGTGATCATCTCGGGGAGCAGTTCGCCGACGGCGACCGAACTGGTCCAGGAGCTCAGCCGAGCGACCACGGCGATGGGCGAGCTCTACCCCGGGATGGTCGCGATCTACGCCCTGCTCGGCGGGTGGTTGGCCTGGGAGTGGTACCATCGGTTGTCGCGGCACCCGCTGGGCACGCCCCCCGCCCCGTTCCGCACCTTTCGCTTCAGCGACCACCTGATCTGGGCGCTGGTGGTGCTCACCGCGCTGGTCTTGATCGACCTGCCGCGCGGCGCGGAAGTGCTTGTCCGCAACCTGCTCCTGGTGGTCGCCACGCTCTACGCGGCGCGTGGGTTGGCGGTCGTCCGCAGTGCCATGATCCCCGCACCACGCCCCTTCGTGGTGCTCCTGTGCCTCGCCGCGGTGCCTGTGTTAGCATTGGTACCGCTGGGCTGCGCCGTTCTGGGCGTGGCCGACACCTGGCTCGACCTTCGACGGCGCGTGCCGCCGCCCCAAGGAGTTGCCCCATGA
- the rsfS gene encoding ribosome silencing factor, whose amino-acid sequence MAPPSSPLVDRRLPPAVRAVVGAIEDRKGHRVQVLDLRGLTDATDYFVIASGTSDAHVRGLADGVLDAMQDAGLDTHHVEGLTHGRWVLLDFVDVVVHLFHPETRAFYQLERLWQDAPVLLADP is encoded by the coding sequence ATGGCACCCCCGAGCTCCCCGTTGGTTGATCGTCGCCTCCCACCCGCGGTCCGGGCCGTGGTCGGCGCGATCGAGGATCGCAAGGGGCACCGGGTGCAGGTGCTCGACCTCCGCGGGCTGACCGATGCGACCGATTACTTCGTGATCGCCTCCGGCACCTCCGATGCCCACGTGCGCGGGCTCGCCGATGGTGTGCTGGACGCGATGCAGGACGCCGGCCTCGACACCCACCACGTCGAGGGCCTGACCCACGGCCGCTGGGTGTTGCTCGATTTTGTGGACGTGGTGGTCCACCTGTTCCACCCCGAGACCCGGGCGTTCTACCAGTTGGAGCGACTCTGGCAGGATGCCCCCGTGCTCCTCGCCGATCCCTGA